The Phycisphaeraceae bacterium genome segment ATCACCGTGCCGGACACCACGCCAATGCCAGACGCCCTTCCGCCGCGCCGCAATCGTTCGCTCCTGCTCTCGCTCGGTGCTCTTGCCGGCCCGTTCTACCTCGTCGTCGGGCTGGCGCAGGCGCTCACGCGCGAGGGCTTTGACCTGCGCCGTCACGCTCTGAGCGTGCTGAGCAACGGTGAGTTCGGCTGGATTCAGACGCTGAACTTTCTGGTGAGCGGTGGTTTGGTGGTGGCCGGCGCCATCGGATGCCGCGCCGCCATTCGATCCCAGCCCGGCGGAACATGGGGACCGATTCTCCTGTTCTGTTACGGCGTGGGCCTGCTCGGGGCCGGCCTCTTTCCAGCCGATCCTGCGCCAGGATTCCCGCCTGGAACCGAACCCGCCGATCGACTCAGCGCGTGCGGCACGCTCCATTTTGTCTTCGGCGCACTCGGCTTCTACGCACTCATCGCCGCCTGCTTCGTGTTCGCCCGTCGATTCCATCGTCGGAACGACGACGGGCTGTTCTGGGCTTCGATGGTGACAGGCGTCGGGTTCTTTGCGTCCTTCGCCGCCATCGCGTCCGGTTCAACGTCACCGTTGGTGATGATCGGGTTCTACGTCGCGGTGGCGTGGATCTGGATGTGGCACACGGTGACGCTGCTGCATATCGCCAGGAACCCATCCATGCCATCACCGGCATCGTCAGATTGAAGGGGCTACCCTCGATCATCCCCTGCTCATCGCGAGAAGCCATCATGCCCCATCTCATCAATCAGGTGCTCCTCGGCCAGTACGAAGCGGCTCTCTCCATGCTCAGGGACGCCATCGCTTCGTGCCCGCCGGAGCACTGGGACAAGAAGGTGGCCAACGACACGGCTCGCTTCGTCGCCTTTCACACGTTGTACTGCACCGACATCTACCTGAGCCGGAACCAGGCCGCCTTCACGTCGCACGAGTTCGTGCTCGAAGGTCGCGGCCTGCCATACGGGCAGCCGCTGCCCAAGGGCACGCTTCCAAGGGGTCTGCCCCAGCCGCGCGCCGTCGAGTACGTTGACTTCTGCATCGCCAAGGCCCGCGCCGTGCTGGCGCGCGAGAGCGAGCACGATCTGGCCGGTGAGAGCGGCTTCGGCGCGCCCATCTGCCGCGCCGAGATGCACATCTACAACATCCGCCACGTCCAGCACCACACCGGCGCGCTGGCCGCCCACATCCGCCGCCTCGTACCCGAGTTCCCGGAGGACGGCATGGGCTGGATCGACAGCGGAACCGTGCGAGTGGACTGAGATGGGAGTGAGGCGCGGGTGTGCTCCGCTCACCCCTGCCGCTTCACCATCTCCGCCACCCACACCGGCACGTACGGGATCGTGCAGCCCTTGGACATCGGCCAGTCCTTGTACAGCCCGATCTTTTCGCCGATCGCAATGGCCCGCTTGCGGAGTTTGGCATGATGGATGCCGATCGCGCCGAGTGTGTTGTTCATCGCCCACTTGGTCTCGGGCGGGGCGGCGGGCATTTCCTTCTCGATGCGGTCGAGCAGGGCTTCCAGGTCGAGCCCGTTGTCACCGGCATCCGCTCCCTCACGGTCGCGGCTCACTTTGCCTTGATCGCGGCTCGCTTTGCTCTTCGCGCCGGGGTTCGCTGCACCCGCCTTGTTGATCCTCGACGCGGTGAGGTTCCACCCCGCGCGGGCCGCCCAGCCATCCTTCCGGGGGGCCTTCATCCATTTCTGGCGGAGCGCCTCCTTCACGTCGTCGGGCTGCTCCTTGAGGATGTAGGCGCTGAACCAGTCGGCCACCCAGTTGAACCGCGCCTCGCGGACCATCCGGTCCAGGTCCGCGGCCGCAAGTTCCTTCGGCTTCATCAGCAGAATGGCGAGCAACTGGGCATCGAGGTTGCCGGTCTTCCAGAGTTCCAGCGCGAGGGCGTGGTTGGATTTGATCTTCTTGGCCAGGGCGCGGATGTCGCCCGTGGCGCAGCCGAACTGCTTGTCCGGCGGAGCGCCGGGCACGCCGTCCGGCCCGGTCCTGGCGTTGTGGGCGCGGCGTTTCTCATCGCCGAGCGATTCGAGTTTGGCGAGGGTTTGTTGGAGGTTCATGGTGAGATTCTAACGAGATGTCGGCGATCCAATGTCAGCCGATTCTTGCGCCGCACCGTCGCGATTACAACGGCTCCGCCACCGGACAGCTGATCCCCTTCCCATACATCCCCGACCGATCAAAGCAGCACGGTCGCCGCTTGCCCTTGGCGAGCATGTCGCACGCGGCGGTGATGCGGCGGGCGCGGGTCGCCTCCTGCTTGGCGGAGACAATCCACGCGATCCAGTCCCGCCGGGCCACGGGCGTGATGTCCGACCACGTCTCACGCGACTTCTTCGGCGCGGCGGCGAGCGCCCGGCGCAGGTCGGGCGGCGCCTTCGGCTCCGGCTCCCGATCCGGCGGCACCGGCGCGATCTCCAGCGTGACCACGTCGCCGGGCTGAAGAACGGGCGGACCCTCACCCCCGCCCTCTGCCGGTGGGAGAGGGTGTGCGGATGGTAGCCAGATTGTCCCATCCACCTTGAGCCAGTGGCCGCCTTGGCCGTCCGGTTCGAGCGTGGCCTGGAACGGCATGGCGTTGAGGATGCCGCGAACCGTCACCTGACCGCGCGAGGGGAGCTTGACGCTGGCTTCTTTCGGCAGGAGCAGAAACAACCACGCGGGCGGCTTCCGTCGGCGCGAGTCGGGCGCTGGTTGAATCTGTTCGTCAGTGTCTCGCTCGGACCTTGGAAGCAGAAGTGTCGCGGTGAAACAGATCGCCGGCCCCGCGACAGAACCGGCTCGGCCGAGTCCACCGCCGCCGTTGCGGCGCGGCGCGCTCCGTTGTCTGCCGCTCTGGGCGGCTTTCTTTTCACCCTGCTTGCTTCGCGCTCGGGCCATCGGGCGTCTCCTCCAACACCGCTCGTGAGATCATCTTCTCGCTGAAGGCCGCTCCAGCGTCATCTCAGGCCACGCCGCGAACCAGCCGAACCAGAACGCATGGGCGATCAGGCGCGGCCGGCCCTGATCGTCGGTCACCCAGACGGTGGGCGGTTCCTCGTGCTCACCGGGATGGACGCGAAGGGTCAGCATCACGCCATCCAGCATGATGGTCACCGCGCCACCGCCGCCGGTGACGCGATCGCCTGTGAACGAGGGCGTCGCCTCGGCCAGCAGGTCGTCGAGCGCCAGCACGCGGCGTGATGCGGGGTCATCCGTCGGCTGGATTACGATCACGCGGGTCTTGAGCGGCCGTCCGTCCATCGGAAGCGGCGACACGGGAAACTCCGGCTTGAGGGCGTCGGAGCTGAAGTAGTCGCCGTACGTGCGCTGCTTGTACCGCTTCTGCAGCGCGGGATCGGGCAGGTTCGTGAGGACGAGCGTGTCCGGGTACGCCGCGCTCCAGTCGGCCCAGCGGGCGAGTGTGAAGGGAACAGGTCGCAGGGTGAGCGCATCGCGTGCCGCGGGTCCGGTGACGGCCTTCATGCGAAGTTGCGACCAGAGGGATTCGCCGCCGCGGACGCCCCCGTGAGCCGGTTCAGTTCCGGAAGCCGCGGACTCGCCCGGACCGGCGGCAGATGCTGCCAGGGCGGCGTAAAGCAGGGTGTTGGCGTTGTGAAGCAGGCCGCTGGCGCGAAGGAGAAGGATGGGATCTTCAGAGGAAGGGATCACAGGCGGGACGCCTGCGCCGCTGACGTGCGCGTCGGCCGCCAGTCCGCGCCGGTCGAAGACCACGATGCTGTCGCACAGCCCGTTGTACGTGACGGCGATGGGAACGCCGCCCACGGTGTCGTTGACCACCTCGTGCCACGCCAGCATGCGCACGGGGTAGCAGCGGGCCTCGCCGTGAAGAACGATGCCGATGACGCGGTCACCCGGCACAAGGTACTTGGTCCGACGCCCGGCGTTGAGACGGTTGACCTCGGCCACGTCAATCATGGCCGGGTGATCGAGCGGTCGGATGGCC includes the following:
- a CDS encoding DUF3179 domain-containing protein, whose protein sequence is MTSALDAPRTMSLRDGGWVLLVAGGLVVVLLIWGLAGALLGREKPLGDGVNPATYGFDLTDAIIPVRDIVAAAEHREAIRPLDHPAMIDVAEVNRLNAGRRTKYLVPGDRVIGIVLHGEARCYPVRMLAWHEVVNDTVGGVPIAVTYNGLCDSIVVFDRRGLAADAHVSGAGVPPVIPSSEDPILLLRASGLLHNANTLLYAALAASAAGPGESAASGTEPAHGGVRGGESLWSQLRMKAVTGPAARDALTLRPVPFTLARWADWSAAYPDTLVLTNLPDPALQKRYKQRTYGDYFSSDALKPEFPVSPLPMDGRPLKTRVIVIQPTDDPASRRVLALDDLLAEATPSFTGDRVTGGGGAVTIMLDGVMLTLRVHPGEHEEPPTVWVTDDQGRPRLIAHAFWFGWFAAWPEMTLERPSARR
- a CDS encoding DUF1905 domain-containing protein — protein: MARARSKQGEKKAAQSGRQRSAPRRNGGGGLGRAGSVAGPAICFTATLLLPRSERDTDEQIQPAPDSRRRKPPAWLFLLLPKEASVKLPSRGQVTVRGILNAMPFQATLEPDGQGGHWLKVDGTIWLPSAHPLPPAEGGGEGPPVLQPGDVVTLEIAPVPPDREPEPKAPPDLRRALAAAPKKSRETWSDITPVARRDWIAWIVSAKQEATRARRITAACDMLAKGKRRPCCFDRSGMYGKGISCPVAEPL
- a CDS encoding DUF998 domain-containing protein encodes the protein MPDALPPRRNRSLLLSLGALAGPFYLVVGLAQALTREGFDLRRHALSVLSNGEFGWIQTLNFLVSGGLVVAGAIGCRAAIRSQPGGTWGPILLFCYGVGLLGAGLFPADPAPGFPPGTEPADRLSACGTLHFVFGALGFYALIAACFVFARRFHRRNDDGLFWASMVTGVGFFASFAAIASGSTSPLVMIGFYVAVAWIWMWHTVTLLHIARNPSMPSPASSD
- a CDS encoding DNA alkylation repair protein, which gives rise to MNLQQTLAKLESLGDEKRRAHNARTGPDGVPGAPPDKQFGCATGDIRALAKKIKSNHALALELWKTGNLDAQLLAILLMKPKELAAADLDRMVREARFNWVADWFSAYILKEQPDDVKEALRQKWMKAPRKDGWAARAGWNLTASRINKAGAANPGAKSKASRDQGKVSRDREGADAGDNGLDLEALLDRIEKEMPAAPPETKWAMNNTLGAIGIHHAKLRKRAIAIGEKIGLYKDWPMSKGCTIPYVPVWVAEMVKRQG
- a CDS encoding DinB family protein, yielding MPHLINQVLLGQYEAALSMLRDAIASCPPEHWDKKVANDTARFVAFHTLYCTDIYLSRNQAAFTSHEFVLEGRGLPYGQPLPKGTLPRGLPQPRAVEYVDFCIAKARAVLARESEHDLAGESGFGAPICRAEMHIYNIRHVQHHTGALAAHIRRLVPEFPEDGMGWIDSGTVRVD